One part of the Enterococcus sp. DIV1094 genome encodes these proteins:
- the rimI gene encoding ribosomal protein S18-alanine N-acetyltransferase: MIEEKTAFKDEQLAYELWQLSEDAFSTGSPWTKEQFLTDIQQPQTNYLVVREENKIIGFLGYTRVLDEVEVTNLAVLTTEQQKGIARRLLQEMLQREKANQAYSVFLEVRQSNVAAQHLYESEKFRQVGKRKAYYHEPDEDAVIMCTKLKTEAMKH, encoded by the coding sequence GTGATTGAAGAAAAAACAGCTTTCAAGGATGAACAATTAGCATACGAGCTTTGGCAACTCAGCGAAGATGCTTTCTCAACTGGTTCGCCTTGGACAAAAGAACAATTTTTGACCGATATCCAACAACCACAAACCAATTACTTAGTGGTTCGCGAAGAGAACAAAATCATTGGCTTTCTTGGATATACCAGAGTGCTTGATGAAGTAGAAGTGACGAATCTCGCAGTTTTGACGACTGAACAACAAAAAGGTATCGCAAGGAGATTATTACAAGAAATGCTTCAGCGAGAAAAAGCAAACCAAGCCTATAGCGTCTTTTTAGAAGTACGTCAGTCAAATGTCGCCGCACAACATCTTTATGAGTCAGAAAAATTTCGCCAAGTAGGCAAACGCAAGGCCTATTATCATGAGCCAGATGAAGATGCAGTCATCATGTGTACAAAGCTAAAAACGGAGGCGATGAAACATTGA
- the rimI gene encoding ribosomal protein S18-alanine N-acetyltransferase — protein sequence MLKKFKAYIRTMLKEKEDYPPKTITVGEKEYQLRELTVDDVKELLSIEREVYFGELPWTKTAFISELTSPFLTLYLGIFDKEKLFGFVGSRILGLDCHLTNIAVSPSYQRQRIGTYLINEIERFARNNQCETMSLEVRISNQNAQRLYRKIGFQSRKVKKGYYTENNEDALDMVKILKEE from the coding sequence ATGTTGAAAAAATTTAAAGCCTATATACGGACGATGCTTAAAGAAAAAGAGGATTATCCACCGAAAACGATCACTGTTGGTGAGAAAGAGTACCAATTAAGAGAACTGACAGTCGATGACGTCAAAGAGCTGTTAAGCATCGAACGCGAAGTCTATTTCGGTGAACTACCTTGGACAAAAACGGCGTTTATCTCCGAATTGACTTCTCCATTCTTGACTTTGTATTTAGGGATATTCGACAAAGAAAAATTATTCGGTTTTGTTGGTTCTAGAATATTAGGACTAGATTGTCATCTCACGAATATTGCGGTCAGTCCTAGCTATCAACGGCAACGAATCGGAACCTATTTGATCAATGAGATCGAGAGATTTGCACGCAATAATCAATGTGAAACAATGTCCTTAGAAGTACGGATCAGCAACCAGAATGCCCAACGTTTATATCGAAAAATAGGCTTTCAATCGAGGAAAGTAAAAAAAGGGTATTATACCGAAAATAATGAAGACGCCTTGGACATGGTAAAAATATTAAAAGAAGAGTGA
- the tsaB gene encoding tRNA (adenosine(37)-N6)-threonylcarbamoyltransferase complex dimerization subunit type 1 TsaB: protein MITLGIDTANQTLTIGVIEDQTVLGQIQVNKKKNHSLTLMPALDQLISDCQLTPEQIDRVAVSSGPGSYTGLRIGVTTAKTLAYTLNKELVGVSSLAVLAANCVGIDGIIVPMFDARRKNVYAGAYRWHHGKLETLLEDTHISFAELAEKLKQMDGAITFVGSDCHKFESEIAESIPSAKRNTLPLWDIPSGVVVAQLGASSHPVSDIQAFLPRYLKRVEAEEKWLETHTPGEESYVEKI from the coding sequence ATGATTACATTAGGGATCGATACAGCAAATCAAACCTTAACGATTGGCGTGATTGAAGACCAAACGGTGTTAGGTCAAATCCAAGTAAATAAAAAGAAAAACCATAGTCTAACCTTGATGCCAGCGCTGGATCAATTGATCTCAGATTGCCAACTGACACCAGAACAAATCGACCGAGTTGCTGTGTCAAGCGGTCCAGGATCTTATACAGGATTGAGAATCGGGGTAACAACTGCTAAGACATTAGCTTACACATTAAATAAAGAATTGGTTGGGGTTTCCAGCCTTGCCGTACTTGCAGCAAATTGTGTGGGGATCGACGGAATCATCGTACCGATGTTTGATGCAAGAAGAAAGAATGTTTACGCAGGTGCCTATCGTTGGCATCATGGGAAACTGGAAACACTTCTAGAAGACACCCATATCTCTTTTGCGGAATTAGCGGAGAAATTAAAACAAATGGATGGAGCGATCACTTTTGTCGGTAGTGATTGCCACAAATTTGAGTCGGAAATCGCAGAATCAATCCCGTCTGCCAAACGTAATACTTTGCCACTTTGGGATATTCCTAGTGGTGTCGTCGTTGCGCAATTAGGTGCTTCAAGCCATCCGGTCAGCGATATCCAAGCCTTTTTACCACGTTACTTAAAACGAGTGGAAGCAGAAGAAAAGTGGCTAGAGACACATACGCCAGGAGAAGAAAGCTATGTTGAAAAAATTTAA
- a CDS encoding LacI family DNA-binding transcriptional regulator has protein sequence MATIKDIAQLAGVSPATVSRVLNYDEKLSVGLETKQKIFEAAEHLNYTKHHKNQASEKQTIKLIQWYDTQEELEDLYYLSIRLGIEKKAEEANIRLIKETWDAISDQPADGTIALGKFDDEQLNELKRTQENLLLVDSDGTTFGVDSLVVDFESSLRLVMAHFVQEEVKQVVMLAGKEYTKQQRTRVTDPRTAIFQKLISEEKHLSGRIIEADFSVEAGYQAVRHFLSQEKNLPDALFAANDALAIGALKAIKEAGLMIPQDISVIGFNDISVAKYVSPPLSSVKVYTEWMGELAVETLLQLIHTTAPVARKITIATELVLRESTKTGHE, from the coding sequence ATGGCCACAATCAAAGACATTGCACAGTTGGCGGGAGTTTCTCCTGCTACTGTATCCAGAGTGCTGAATTATGATGAAAAATTGTCAGTAGGATTGGAAACAAAGCAAAAAATTTTTGAAGCAGCGGAACACTTGAATTATACAAAGCACCATAAAAATCAAGCCTCTGAGAAGCAAACAATCAAGTTGATCCAATGGTATGATACGCAAGAAGAATTAGAAGACCTCTATTATCTTTCGATACGTCTAGGCATCGAAAAAAAAGCCGAGGAAGCAAACATTCGTTTGATCAAGGAAACATGGGACGCAATCAGCGACCAACCAGCAGATGGAACCATCGCACTCGGAAAGTTTGACGATGAACAATTGAACGAATTAAAACGTACACAAGAAAACCTTCTGCTTGTCGATTCAGATGGCACAACTTTTGGCGTCGATTCTTTGGTGGTCGATTTTGAATCAAGTCTGCGTTTAGTGATGGCTCATTTCGTGCAAGAAGAAGTCAAACAAGTAGTCATGCTAGCAGGGAAAGAGTATACGAAACAACAACGAACAAGAGTAACTGATCCTCGCACAGCTATTTTCCAAAAATTGATCAGTGAAGAGAAGCATCTATCTGGAAGAATCATCGAAGCTGACTTTTCAGTGGAGGCAGGGTATCAAGCCGTTCGTCACTTTTTATCACAAGAAAAGAATTTACCAGACGCGCTATTTGCGGCAAATGACGCATTAGCAATCGGTGCATTGAAGGCAATCAAAGAAGCAGGTCTAATGATCCCTCAAGATATTTCGGTGATTGGCTTTAATGATATCAGCGTGGCAAAATACGTTTCGCCACCACTGTCATCCGTCAAAGTATATACCGAATGGATGGGCGAGTTGGCTGTGGAGACCTTACTCCAGCTTATTCATACGACTGCACCAGTTGCAAGGAAAATAACAATCGCCACTGAACTTGTTTTACGAGAATCAACAAAAACAGGGCACGAATAA
- the galT gene encoding UDP-glucose--hexose-1-phosphate uridylyltransferase, with protein sequence MTISQTIADFVTLAIASGGWMEMDRIYLQNRILGLIGEEAGETFDVRPVQEESVDLLNRLVEQAQLNGQVTDLVAEREVFEAQLMDFLTPPPSVVNAFFAQHYSKSPEEATDYFYQLSRNNDYIKTRAIAKNIVYTYPSEYGDLEITINLAKPEKDPKQIAAERKAVKVDYPSCMLCMENEGYKGRLNYPARTNHRIIRMNLDGESWGFQYSPYAYYNEHSIILSEEHRPMRITKETFARLLKITEVLPHYFVGSNADLPIVGGSILSHDHYQAGRHEFPMAKAPMEKLIKLNDYPQVIAGIVKWPMSVIRLQSPDKELLIEAADTVLNKWQNYSDETVSVVAFSADGTPHHTITPIARRRDDYFEIDLVLRDNNVSEEHPEGIFHPHRDIQHIKKENIGLIEVMGLAVLPPRLKTELEEVKHYLLGEENQVADYHREWADQLKQAHPDVTEETATGVIQEAVGKVFARVLEDAGVFKRDEQGKAAFLRFTETL encoded by the coding sequence ATGACGATCAGTCAAACAATAGCAGATTTTGTCACTTTAGCCATCGCTTCTGGCGGTTGGATGGAAATGGACCGTATTTACTTACAAAATCGTATTTTAGGACTTATTGGCGAAGAAGCTGGCGAGACCTTTGACGTACGTCCAGTTCAAGAGGAATCAGTGGACTTGTTGAACCGTTTAGTTGAACAAGCACAATTGAATGGACAAGTGACCGATTTAGTCGCGGAGCGAGAAGTGTTCGAAGCCCAACTGATGGACTTCTTGACACCGCCGCCGTCTGTTGTTAATGCGTTTTTTGCCCAACATTATTCAAAAAGTCCAGAAGAAGCGACCGATTATTTTTATCAGTTGAGCCGTAACAATGACTATATCAAAACACGAGCAATCGCTAAAAATATCGTATACACGTACCCTTCTGAATATGGGGATTTGGAAATCACGATCAATTTAGCTAAACCAGAAAAAGATCCAAAACAGATCGCCGCAGAAAGAAAAGCGGTGAAAGTGGATTATCCATCTTGTATGTTATGTATGGAAAATGAAGGCTACAAAGGAAGATTGAATTATCCCGCACGAACAAATCATCGAATCATCCGAATGAACTTAGACGGAGAAAGTTGGGGCTTCCAATATTCGCCATATGCCTACTATAATGAACATTCGATTATTTTATCGGAAGAACATCGACCAATGCGTATCACAAAAGAAACATTCGCTCGTTTGTTGAAAATCACCGAAGTATTGCCACACTATTTCGTGGGTTCGAATGCTGATTTACCGATCGTAGGTGGTTCGATCTTGTCGCATGACCATTACCAAGCCGGAAGACATGAGTTTCCAATGGCAAAAGCGCCGATGGAGAAATTGATCAAGTTAAATGACTATCCACAAGTGATTGCAGGAATCGTCAAATGGCCAATGTCAGTGATTCGCTTACAGTCACCAGATAAAGAACTATTGATCGAAGCAGCGGATACTGTACTCAATAAGTGGCAGAACTATTCCGATGAAACTGTATCGGTCGTTGCTTTTTCAGCAGATGGTACGCCGCATCATACGATCACACCAATCGCTCGTAGAAGAGACGATTATTTTGAAATCGACTTAGTGTTGCGCGACAACAATGTGTCAGAAGAACATCCTGAAGGTATTTTCCATCCACATCGTGACATCCAACATATCAAAAAAGAAAACATCGGATTGATCGAAGTCATGGGCTTGGCAGTGTTGCCGCCTCGTTTAAAAACAGAATTAGAAGAAGTGAAGCATTACTTGCTAGGAGAAGAGAACCAAGTAGCAGACTATCACCGTGAATGGGCAGATCAATTAAAACAAGCCCATCCTGATGTGACTGAAGAGACAGCTACAGGCGTCATCCAAGAAGCTGTCGGAAAAGTTTTTGCTCGCGTCTTGGAAGATGCTGGGGTCTTCAAACGAGATGAGCAAGGAAAAGCTGCGTTCTTACGCTTTACTGAAACATTATAA
- the galE gene encoding UDP-glucose 4-epimerase GalE, which produces MTILVLGGAGYIGSHAVDQLIEKGYDVAVVDNLLTGHRQAIHTDARFYEGDIRDKDFLRSVFQKETIEGVLHFAASSLVGESVEKPLVYFNNNVYGMQVLLEVMHEFDVKRIVFSSTAATYGEPKESPITEESPTNPKNPYGESKLMMEKMMKWCDEAYGMRYVALRYFNVAGAKEDASIGEDHTPETHLVPIILQVALGQREALAVYGDDYDTPDGTCIRDYVQVEDLIAAHILALEYLKAGNESNFFNLGSNKGYSVKEMLEAAREVTGRDIPAKIAPRRAGDPSRLIASSEKAREILGWAPKYTDVKEIIKTAWAWHESHPNGYEK; this is translated from the coding sequence ATGACAATTTTAGTATTAGGCGGAGCAGGTTATATTGGTTCCCATGCCGTCGATCAATTAATTGAAAAGGGCTATGATGTAGCAGTCGTGGACAATCTATTAACCGGTCATCGCCAAGCGATCCACACGGATGCACGATTTTATGAAGGGGATATTCGTGACAAAGATTTCTTGCGTTCTGTTTTTCAAAAAGAAACGATTGAAGGTGTCTTACACTTTGCGGCAAGTTCTTTAGTTGGCGAATCGGTCGAAAAACCATTAGTTTACTTTAATAATAATGTTTATGGTATGCAAGTGTTATTAGAAGTGATGCATGAATTTGATGTGAAACGCATCGTCTTTTCTTCGACAGCTGCGACTTATGGCGAGCCAAAAGAATCACCGATCACAGAGGAGTCACCAACGAATCCGAAAAATCCTTATGGGGAAAGCAAATTGATGATGGAAAAAATGATGAAGTGGTGTGACGAAGCCTATGGCATGCGCTACGTTGCATTGCGCTATTTCAATGTAGCAGGTGCTAAAGAGGATGCATCGATCGGCGAAGATCATACGCCAGAAACGCATTTAGTTCCAATCATCTTACAAGTCGCTCTTGGACAACGAGAAGCATTGGCTGTTTATGGTGACGATTATGATACGCCAGACGGAACGTGTATCAGAGATTACGTACAAGTAGAAGATTTGATCGCTGCTCACATTTTAGCGTTGGAGTATCTAAAGGCTGGCAATGAAAGCAACTTCTTCAATTTAGGAAGCAACAAAGGCTATTCAGTGAAAGAGATGCTAGAAGCAGCACGAGAAGTCACAGGTCGTGACATCCCTGCGAAAATCGCGCCACGAAGAGCAGGAGATCCAAGTCGCTTGATTGCATCAAGTGAAAAAGCAAGAGAGATCTTGGGCTGGGCGCCTAAATATACAGACGTGAAAGAAATCATCAAAACTGCATGGGCATGGCATGAAAGCCATCCTAATGGGTATGAAAAGTAG
- a CDS encoding DUF3042 family protein: MKKFVSGILVGSLATVAAVAGLVTSVKKTVIDPIDEKEAMIEENRKKAMRKRVSR; the protein is encoded by the coding sequence ATGAAAAAATTTGTATCAGGTATTTTAGTAGGTAGCTTAGCTACTGTAGCAGCTGTTGCTGGATTAGTCACATCTGTAAAGAAAACAGTCATTGATCCAATCGACGAAAAAGAAGCAATGATTGAAGAAAATCGTAAAAAAGCAATGAGAAAACGTGTTTCAAGATAA
- a CDS encoding FAD/NAD(P)-binding protein, translated as MRIGIIGAGPRGLSMLERLLYNNQQEKEIEILLFDPSGIGGKVWRVDQPKEVLMNSLASQVTMFTDETLSSGGVIANGINLYQWAKELGPSYLEKTNIKEKEVFLREAADLSENQPTSRRFFGAYLQWFYEELQERFPDRFNYVQQLVTEVTKKDTRYVVQTTEETYVVDQLILATGHWEHELTTEENQLSGYAAAHDLFYQGPANPADVDLSMIPAKEPVFIRGLGLCFFDYIGLLTQQRGGRFVEQGGKSVYLPSGEEPIVYCGSRRGFPYYPHGRNQKKVGEVAKPVILTQERLETYYRTKKLSGQDFFAELKKELELFYYKKVIEERGLAISLSEFQEVFLVSSENEWLQQYPELSHDLWSWDLLDHLTDHTLPYPEMSRKYIEDQISEAQKGNVDGPLIATLDALKDWRNLVHQVMLWEVFSAKEYKEVLWQWFNTFDAFFTIGPPLRRTQELAALIDAGIFRLVEPPFTIAGKNGHFCLEDRELTFDYLIEARLPKNDLQTTSNPVLKNLREKQILQPFQLHDPSGEYVSGAVAVERSSSRVIDANGEVQNNLFCIGIPTEGVEWLTASVPRPHVDFWNLKQIDHIAQLILAEEA; from the coding sequence ATGAGAATTGGGATTATCGGGGCAGGACCTCGTGGACTTAGCATGTTAGAACGTTTACTTTATAATAATCAACAAGAAAAAGAGATCGAGATCCTGCTATTTGATCCAAGTGGAATCGGCGGTAAAGTATGGCGGGTGGATCAACCGAAAGAAGTATTGATGAATTCCTTAGCATCGCAAGTAACGATGTTCACGGATGAAACATTAAGTAGCGGTGGTGTCATCGCTAACGGGATAAATCTCTATCAATGGGCAAAAGAACTTGGACCTTCATACCTCGAGAAAACTAATATCAAAGAAAAAGAAGTTTTTTTACGTGAAGCGGCTGACTTATCAGAAAACCAACCAACAAGTCGTCGGTTCTTTGGCGCTTATCTGCAATGGTTCTACGAGGAACTGCAAGAGCGGTTTCCTGATCGTTTTAACTATGTCCAACAATTGGTCACTGAAGTAACAAAGAAAGACACACGATATGTCGTACAAACAACAGAAGAAACATACGTGGTAGATCAGCTGATCCTGGCGACTGGTCACTGGGAACATGAACTTACGACAGAAGAAAACCAATTGAGTGGGTATGCTGCTGCGCACGATTTGTTTTATCAAGGACCAGCAAACCCTGCGGATGTTGATCTATCGATGATACCTGCGAAAGAGCCAGTGTTTATTCGCGGTTTAGGGCTGTGTTTCTTTGATTATATCGGTTTATTGACCCAGCAGCGTGGTGGGCGTTTTGTAGAACAGGGAGGGAAATCAGTTTATCTACCTTCTGGTGAAGAACCAATCGTATATTGTGGTTCTCGCCGTGGCTTCCCTTATTATCCTCATGGCCGAAATCAGAAAAAAGTGGGCGAAGTGGCAAAACCAGTTATTCTGACACAAGAACGGTTAGAAACGTACTATCGCACCAAAAAATTGAGTGGTCAAGATTTCTTTGCAGAATTAAAGAAAGAACTTGAGCTATTTTACTATAAAAAAGTGATTGAAGAACGCGGTTTAGCGATTTCTCTCAGTGAATTTCAAGAAGTCTTCCTTGTATCTTCAGAAAACGAATGGCTGCAACAATATCCTGAACTATCTCATGACTTATGGTCTTGGGATCTACTAGATCACTTGACCGATCATACGTTGCCTTATCCAGAAATGAGTCGGAAATATATCGAAGATCAGATCAGCGAAGCACAAAAAGGCAATGTTGACGGACCTTTGATTGCGACATTGGACGCTTTGAAAGACTGGCGTAATCTCGTGCATCAAGTGATGTTGTGGGAGGTCTTTTCGGCAAAAGAATACAAAGAAGTCTTGTGGCAATGGTTCAATACGTTTGATGCGTTCTTTACCATTGGTCCGCCTTTACGAAGAACACAGGAATTAGCAGCTTTGATCGATGCGGGGATTTTTCGTTTGGTGGAACCCCCGTTTACAATTGCCGGAAAGAATGGACACTTTTGTCTTGAAGACAGGGAGCTTACATTCGATTACCTCATTGAGGCACGATTACCAAAAAATGATTTACAAACAACAAGCAATCCGGTACTAAAGAATCTTCGTGAGAAGCAAATCCTTCAGCCGTTCCAGTTACATGATCCAAGTGGAGAGTATGTTTCAGGTGCGGTGGCAGTGGAACGTAGCAGTTCTCGTGTGATCGATGCAAATGGGGAAGTTCAAAACAATTTGTTTTGCATCGGTATTCCGACAGAAGGAGTCGAATGGTTGACGGCTTCTGTTCCTAGGCCGCATGTTGATTTTTGGAATTTAAAGCAAATCGATCATATTGCGCAATTGATTTTAGCGGAAGAGGCATAA
- a CDS encoding rhodanese-like domain-containing protein: MVLWIINIILLLIILAIVFWEVYLRVMAKRSATMLEEAEFREGMRRAQVIDVREKDVFDAGHILGARNIPYTVLKNSLGSIRKDQPVYIYDQKKSLSIRTANQLRKAGYQDIYILKGGYDGWSGKIKSKKI; the protein is encoded by the coding sequence ATGGTTTTATGGATTATTAACATCATTTTATTACTGATCATCTTAGCAATCGTATTTTGGGAAGTTTACTTGCGAGTAATGGCTAAACGTTCAGCGACAATGCTTGAAGAAGCAGAATTTCGTGAAGGTATGCGTCGCGCGCAAGTCATCGATGTTCGTGAAAAAGACGTCTTTGATGCGGGACATATTTTAGGCGCAAGAAATATTCCTTATACAGTACTAAAAAACTCACTTGGTTCGATTCGTAAAGATCAACCTGTATATATTTATGATCAAAAGAAAAGTTTGAGTATTCGTACAGCCAACCAATTACGTAAAGCAGGCTACCAAGATATATACATCTTAAAAGGCGGCTATGACGGCTGGTCAGGTAAAATCAAAAGTAAGAAAATTTAA
- a CDS encoding ROK family glucokinase, translating into MDKKIIGIDLGGTTAKFAILTPDGEIQQKWSIDTNILDDGKHIIPEIIESINHRLNLYGMKAEDFIGIGMGTPGTVDSEAGTVIGAYNLNWRELQFVKKMIEAGTGIKFAIDNDANVAALGERWKGAGENDPDVVFITLGTGVGGGIVADGHLLHGVTGAAGEVGHITIDPNGFECTCGKRGCLETVSSATGVVRVARHLAEEYAGDSRLKAMLDNGEEVTSKDVFELAEADDPFGLMVVDRVCLYLGLACGNLGNTLNPSSIVIGGGVSAAGEFLRSRVEKYFKEFTFPQVRESTKIKLAELGNEAGVIGAASLALKYAE; encoded by the coding sequence ATGGACAAAAAAATTATTGGGATTGATTTAGGTGGAACAACAGCAAAATTTGCGATCTTGACACCTGACGGAGAAATTCAACAGAAATGGAGTATCGATACCAATATTTTGGATGATGGCAAACACATTATTCCTGAAATCATTGAATCTATCAATCATCGTCTGAACTTATACGGTATGAAAGCTGAAGACTTTATCGGTATCGGCATGGGTACACCGGGTACTGTAGATAGCGAAGCTGGTACAGTGATTGGTGCTTATAATCTAAATTGGCGTGAGTTGCAATTTGTCAAAAAAATGATTGAAGCAGGAACAGGTATCAAATTTGCGATCGATAATGATGCAAATGTTGCAGCACTAGGCGAACGTTGGAAAGGTGCCGGCGAAAATGATCCTGATGTCGTGTTCATCACACTAGGTACAGGTGTTGGTGGTGGTATCGTTGCAGATGGTCATTTGCTTCATGGTGTGACTGGCGCGGCTGGAGAAGTTGGTCATATCACGATCGATCCAAATGGTTTTGAATGTACATGTGGCAAACGTGGCTGTTTAGAAACCGTATCAAGTGCCACAGGTGTGGTTCGAGTAGCTCGTCATCTAGCAGAAGAATATGCTGGCGATTCTAGATTGAAAGCAATGCTTGATAATGGGGAAGAAGTAACAAGTAAAGATGTTTTTGAATTAGCAGAAGCAGATGATCCATTTGGTTTGATGGTCGTCGATCGTGTCTGTCTTTACTTAGGTTTAGCTTGTGGGAATTTAGGAAACACATTGAATCCATCAAGTATTGTGATTGGTGGAGGCGTATCCGCTGCTGGGGAATTCTTGCGTAGCCGTGTAGAAAAATACTTCAAAGAATTTACCTTCCCTCAAGTAAGAGAATCAACAAAAATCAAATTAGCAGAATTAGGAAATGAAGCAGGCGTGATCGGCGCTGCATCATTAGCCTTGAAATATGCTGAATAA
- a CDS encoding YqgQ family protein, with protein sequence MESLYDVQQLFKRFGIFIYVGSRIYDIELMTIELRKLYENHLIDHETYMTAWHILKREHRIEESRKKGN encoded by the coding sequence ATGGAAAGCTTATACGACGTACAACAGCTATTCAAGAGATTTGGTATCTTTATTTATGTTGGGTCACGGATTTATGATATTGAATTGATGACGATCGAATTACGTAAGCTTTATGAGAATCATTTGATCGATCATGAAACATATATGACTGCGTGGCACATCTTAAAAAGAGAACATCGAATCGAAGAGAGCAGAAAGAAAGGAAATTGA
- a CDS encoding rhomboid family intramembrane serine protease, whose translation MKVNRQQQFHLKSWLNGPYLTQIFLVIQTIVFIAMEILPGNRIAFELGMSGQHIVYLHEWWRLITPIFIHFGMMHFVLNSVVLYFMGSQIETVYGHWRFFLIYLLSGIMGNITSFAFNEMNVLSVGASTSLFGLFGALFVLGIHYKNDYVVKQLVRRYMIFILFSFLFGLSDSAVDIWGHVGGLIGGFLIGNLLGLPDRFNDYSIHHRILSGLVFLFLFIICVLVGLKNYGILV comes from the coding sequence ATGAAAGTCAACCGTCAGCAACAATTTCATTTAAAATCTTGGCTAAATGGGCCATATTTAACACAGATCTTTTTAGTGATCCAAACAATCGTCTTTATCGCAATGGAGATATTACCTGGGAATCGCATTGCGTTTGAACTGGGGATGTCTGGCCAGCATATTGTCTATTTACATGAATGGTGGCGTTTGATCACGCCGATATTTATTCATTTTGGGATGATGCATTTTGTATTGAACTCCGTTGTTTTGTATTTTATGGGTTCACAAATCGAAACAGTATACGGCCATTGGCGCTTTTTCTTGATTTATTTACTTAGCGGTATCATGGGAAATATAACAAGTTTTGCCTTCAATGAAATGAATGTATTATCTGTTGGGGCGAGTACATCGCTTTTTGGTTTATTTGGTGCTTTATTTGTTCTGGGTATCCATTATAAAAATGATTATGTGGTCAAACAGCTGGTGCGTCGTTACATGATCTTTATCCTTTTTTCTTTCCTATTTGGGTTATCAGATAGTGCAGTGGATATTTGGGGACATGTAGGTGGTTTGATTGGGGGATTCTTGATTGGGAATCTACTCGGTTTGCCGGATCGGTTCAATGATTACTCTATCCATCATCGTATCTTATCGGGGCTCGTTTTTCTCTTTCTTTTTATAATATGTGTTTTAGTGGGTTTAAAAAATTATGGAATACTTGTATAA